In Mytilus edulis chromosome 4, xbMytEdul2.2, whole genome shotgun sequence, the following proteins share a genomic window:
- the LOC139520175 gene encoding toll-like receptor 4 codes for MQYIVLLFLFVLFNCTLATHCKITRNKTDITCDCSSKNLRRIPLRKIPRETTILNLSGNSLTLFTNNSFEGLGKVHTLYLQSSKITLFEVGAFSGLDSLTYIDLSSNFIEKESLPPGLFRPISKLQYLNIASNLFQISKEYPDSVLQDLTHLQTLSMNGIIGAVFGNGFKYLTSLNSLNLGPCSINELQNDTFVSFKGLPILNLNFKCRLKKVQPGALAPFQSISSLAIVESDLIRISDLLVVLSSLRDRNMSLIDFSSNYRSRTGADIISSESFSYLGGVCVKEVILSRNQICIIRGGSISRMKYKNCLQKFDVSQNNIYGDAQTLFEIFKLSALKVLDFSKQEPTAQGPYSKIKNEILNTEDSKYSLSYSVVLPPRLERLYASGLSIRSSPLANINFKCGSHVVYVDVNWTPFSNCDGVITGLDNLQFFGMSGLNCKILNPKMISSFKNLQELQSRNSNLNIGLQHDVRGIFLKGLEKLRIIDFAGNGLENLNPKLFCSQYNSLYSVDLSNNNFDDFPFKITEFKNLSYINLENNKINGFDEKVTNDLDELERRIKGNLKIRLDRNLLQCNCKSLSFIKWLFKTKILLDKGGNYSCGYIDGSKKTTAYALQNIDGLTKQCVSKFWLITSICLTLLLIIIIIISSIVFKYRITLQYWYLVIRRKYKIYSKLDEQSDYKYSAFVAYHNDNYRWVCGPLTSFLEGEKKLSLCLHDRDFALGSLIVDNIFEAISQSKKVILIVGKSFLKSTWCEYELDMARMRMFRENKDILIVILVEKIPPEDMPKSLLRIWNNVTCIEAEEYVFEENTPQFQHLFWERLYQSIIA; via the coding sequence ATGCAATATATcgtcttactatttttatttgttttgtttaattgcaCTTTAGCAACTCATTGTAAGATTACAAGAAATAAAACAGACATTACCTGCGACTGTTCGTCAAAGAATTTACGACGAATTCCATTAAGGAAGATACCAAGAGAAACAACAATTCTTAATTTATCTGGAAATAGTTTGACCTTATTTACGAACAATTCTTTCGAAGGACTTGGAAAGGTGCATACGTTGTATCTTCAATCATCGAAAATCACATTGTTTGAGGTTGGTGCTTTTTCTGGACTAGACTCGCTCACGTATATAGAtctttcttcaaattttatagaaaaggAATCCTTACCTCCAGGATTATTCCGACCTATTTCAAAATTACAGTACTTGAATATtgcttcaaatttatttcaaatttcaaaggaATATCCTGATAGTGTTCTTCAAGATTTAACACATCTTCAGACTTTATCCATGAATGGCATTATTGGAGCTGTATTTGGGAACGGATTTAAGTATCTGACTAGTTTAAACAGTTTAAATTTGGGTCCTTGCTCgataaatgaattacaaaatgaCACGTTCGTGAGCTTCAAAGGGTTACCAATTCTAAATCTTAATTTCAAATGTAGATTAAAAAAAGTTCAACCAGGAGCATTAGCGCCATTTCAGTCTATCAGTTCACTAGCAATAGTTGAAAGTGATTTAATACGAATTTCGGATCTGCTCGTGGTATTGAGCAGTTTAAGGGACAGAAACATGTCGCTGATTGATTTTTCATCAAATTACCGTTCCCGAACAGGTGCTGATATAATATCTAGTGAGTCTTTTTCATATCTTGGTGGTGTTTGTGTTAAAGAAGTAATCCTTAGTCGCAATCAAATCTGCATAATTCGGGGAGGATCAATTTCAAGAATGAAATACAAGAACTGTCTACAGAAATTTGACGTCTCGCAGAATAATATCTACGGGGATGCTCAAAcactttttgaaatattcaaactTTCAGCCTTAAAAGTTCTTGATTTTTCAAAACAGGAACCAACTGCACAAGGACCTTATagtaaaatcaaaaatgaaattttaaacacAGAAGATTCGAAGTATTCTCTATCATATAGTGTAGTTTTGCCACCTAGATTAGAGCGATTGTACGCATCAGGATTAAGTATACGTAGTTCTCCATTGGCGAATATCAACTTCAAATGTGGTAGCCATGTTGTATACGTTGATGTAAACTGGACACCATTCAGTAACTGTGATGGTGTAATTACTGGTTTGGACAATTTGCAATTCTTTGGAATGTCTGGTTTGAATTGTAAAATACTTAATCCGAAAATGATATCATCGTTTAAGAATCTACAAGAACTTCAGAGTAGGAATTCAAATCTTAACATTGGACTACAACATGATGTTAGGGGGATATTTCTTAAAGGTTTGGAAAAATTAAGAATTATCGATTTTGCTGGAAATGGGTTAGAAAATCTAAATCCCAAATTATTTTGTTCTCAGTATAATTCGCTTTATTCTGTAGATCTGTCAAATAATAACTTTGATgattttccatttaaaataaCAGAATTCAAAAATCTCAGTTATATCAATTTagagaataataaaataaatggttTTGATGAAAAAGTCACGAACGATCTTGATGAACTTGAGAGAAGAATCAAAGGTAATTTGAAAATTCGTCTCGATCGCAACTTACTACAGTGCAATTGTAAATCACTTAGTTTTATAAAATGGCTTTTCAAAACAAAGATCCTATTAGACAAGGGCGGTAACTATTCGTGCGGCTACATAGATGGGAGTAAAAAAACTACAGCATATGCTTTACAaaatatagatggactgacaaagCAGTGTGTATCAAAATTCTGGCTTATAACATCTATATGTTTGACGCTGTTGttaataattatcattattattagtagtattgTCTTCAAGTATAGAATAACTCTTCAATATTGGTACCTTGTCATACGGAGaaaatacaagatatattcaaAACTAGACGAACAAAGCGACTACAAATATAGTGCTTTTGTCGCATACCACAATGACAATTACAGATGGGTATGTGGACCGCTTACGTCATTCCTCGAAGGTGAAAAAAAGTTATCTTTGTGTTTGCATGACCGAGACTTTGCTCTTGGAAGTCTTATAGTAGATAATATTTTTGAAGCAATTTCGCAAAGTAAGAAAGTTATTTTGATCGTCGGTAAAAGTTTTCTGAAAAGTACTTGGTGCGAATATGAATTAGACATGGCAAGAATGCGAATGTTTAGAGAAAATAAAGATATTCTAATTGTGATATTAGTTGAGAAAATTCCACCAGAGGACATGCCAAAATCTCTTCTTCGAATCTGGAACAATGTAACATGTATAGAAGCTGAAGAATACGTCTTCGAGGAAAATACTCCACAATTTCAACATCTATTTTGGGAGCGTTTGTACCAGTCCATCATTGCATAA
- the LOC139520176 gene encoding cholesterol 25-hydroxylase-like protein 1, member 2, whose translation MTEGILEFGRALYINTSDVLTGVVRNNALSSGRSLLQVIWDFRLGREDLVSSPLFPVFLSVAFYFSLCTPFMIADIYGKKWKWIQKYKIQTDKEVTLDQVFDTLQLTFWNHVLFILPAAVGQMIWTPPTPLPELAPSWFEFVWQQIASLIVFDFQYFVWHWTHHKVRFLYKHIHSVHHRYHSPFVWVTQYLHPWELVTVGFLTTTNTWFFKCHPMTTWSYMLLSIVVSVEAHIGFDLPFSLNNILPFGMIGGAPKHDMHHLKPLTNFSPFFNHWDKTFDSFCPPMKAGGVRPKNLLEYERRTKEIKKVC comes from the coding sequence ATGACTGAAGGAATTTTAGAATTTGGAAGAGCATTATATATAAACACATCTGACGTATTAACCGGTGTTGTGAGAAATAATGCATTATCCAGCGGACGATCTCTTCTACAAGTTATATGGGATTTTAGACTCGGCAGGGAGGATCTCGTTAGTTCCCCTCTTTTCCCGGTTTTTCTATCTGTAGCATTTTACTTTTCGCTATGTACACCATTTATGATTGCGGATATATATGGAAAAAAATGGAAATGgattcaaaaatacaaaattcaaactGACAAAGAAGTAACACTCGATCAGGTATTTGATACATTACAGCTAACATTTTGGAATCATGTGCTTTTTATCCTCCCTGCCGCAGTCGGACAAATGATATGGACACCGCCTACACCACTTCCAGAATTGGCACCAAGCTGGTTTGAATTTGTTTGgcaacagattgccagtttaatAGTATTCGACTTCCAATACTTTGTTTGGCACTGGACCCACCACAAGGTGAGATTTCTCTACAAGCATATCCATTCTGTACATCACAGGTACCACAGTCCATTTGTCTGGGTCACACAGTATCTCCACCCATGGGAACTGGTCACCGTTGGGTTCCTGACCACTACAAATACGTGGTTTTTCAAATGCCATCCCATGACAACATGGTCGTACATGCTGCTGAGCATCGTCGTGAGTGTGGAAGCTCATATTGGTTTTGATCTTCCTTTCAGTCTCAATAACATCCTTCCATTTGGGATGATTGGTGGAGCACCTAAACACGACATGCATCATCTGAAGCCGCTTACCAACTTCTCTCCGTTCTTTAATCACTGGGACAAAACATTTGATTCATTTTGTCCACCCATGAAGGCAGGAGGAGTCAGACCAAAAAATCTACTCGAATACGAGCGTCGAACAAAAGAAATTAAGAAAGTCTGCTGA